The following coding sequences lie in one Arachis hypogaea cultivar Tifrunner chromosome 4, arahy.Tifrunner.gnm2.J5K5, whole genome shotgun sequence genomic window:
- the LOC112795294 gene encoding uncharacterized protein, with product MDRVKRKLNFDYMFCVEPRGLSGGLSLLWKSNTNINVYEWCDNYIKANININNDLNWQGIFVYGNPVFQKRRKLWQELTVSNMNQDVAQAFLGDFNDILNQDEKVGIHPQPNIYLETFRRFVHDNGLIDIDLKGNKYTWFSNPRNNVITRERLDRVLVNWKWMQIHQNVTLRASPAITSDHCALILDTQRSVRIKKEFRFEAYWAEHKECREVIKRSWQREDGNSNCWNQFKIKRNRCKRELLEWSSRSFRRADKEIERKKLELHQIQESHMNEEEQRRERELKKQISELWKQEEKYWGQRSRLKWLKWGDKNTAFFHATTIQRRIRNRIEKLRDETGQWTQGEANIMRLVERHFTKLFTSEGNRNLEECVTEIPKRVTTKMNEELMAIITDEEIKEAVFSMGGLKAPGPDGLNGMFYQQHWKILSREVCGVVKQIFKEGRLPEDMGETTVVLIPKMRQPESLNQLRPISCCNFVYKIVTRILVGRLRKVLDAIISPVQSAFVKGRLIQDNIVIVQEAFHKLNKKGKHESNEVAIKLDMNKAYDRLEWDFLQRVMEEFGFSKEWITLTMSCVKSATYRFKINGKLSTNIIPQRGLRQGDPLSPYLFILAAEYFTILMEKARKENLISGIKLAPTAPVITHLLFADDCIIFAGAQEEDIYQLIQVINKYTEASGQRINIDKSGLIFGRHVSIQRRVYIEEITGMTTWEDPGRYLGLPARWGRSKNKALEWIQEKMLDKMQGWKERLLNQAGKEVLIKAVIQAIPVYAMNIIKFPKSFCKRIEAAIARFWWKSNGKERSIHWKSWAKMTRSKTKGGLGFKDLECQNIAHLAKQAWRLLKEEDAIWVQTLKAIYYPNCSLWEADMGRNASWIWKSLLEGRDFLRRNGRWSIGNGAEVDVWQDNWVTGLGKLERNGDGGIRKVSELIREGEGWDRKKIEDIFHGSIAELIIKTPVSMINKKDHLIWQHRQDGQYTVRTGYHVAKEEKESKEERRICKASTSQDWKEVWEAIWRLPIPQKVRMFLWKAANRILPVNAILHQRRIIKTPTCSICQKEDETIEHALLLCPWTRAVWFGSSIQVVPTAYNVRNFGGWMMEKITRIKTETGSEQGKILCKIGYLCWCIWKARNQHIFQQTEINPQKVIIQSDYLSAEFYKATQGSTTAIIPDMGRGGVRKRITWRPPPKNRLKVNTDAAFHKDTGQASLAAVVRDWQGKVITGTTGTFKTISPLTAEAQAYREALILIKNLQIHNCIIETDSLPLVQAIKARTPIAEADAVMRDIFQLLDEAPDVGATWTPRDGNKLAHQLAAMTAGNYLARQWVTNPPNQVRNIIRSEATLVSCQHIQETQILGIKTLASNNSISTNLQNLQLEEKLPGGVEMETRDKQPLNSKEKLCPSAVNLATIDSRKTDSDRTHNDRRGGEVDRAESQMVVCQEGGHDGQPIDAPQAPQQLHGKAIERGVLRGSASGRRTPEAELKKSSEVRQITGLNQQKTLRIRDAIAIGESRSSNQEHAPRLEGAECRDEVFVVKEGEDQAKKSLKRVQLLPEESNEATKTPNDERTPRRLTKEQQQ from the coding sequence ATGGATAGGGTAAAAAGAAAGCTGAATTTTGATTATATGTTTTGTGTGGAACCCCGGGGCCTGTCCGGCGGTCTAAGCTTGTTATGGAAATCTAATacaaatattaatgtttatgagtGGTGTGACAATTACATTAAagcaaatattaatattaataatgattTGAATTGGCAGGGTATTTTTGTGTATGGGAATCCAGTTTTCCAGAAACGAAGGAAATTATGGCAGGAACTTACGGTAAGCAACATGAACCAGGATGTAGCTCAAGCCTTTTTGGGAGActttaatgatattttaaatCAAGATGAGAAGGTAGGTATTCATCCCCAACCAAATATTTATCTTGAAACATTTAGAAGGTTTGTACATGATAATGGCTTAATAGATATTGACCTAAAAGGTAATAAGTATACTTGGTTTAGTAATCCTAGGAATAATGTTATAACTAGGGAAAGACTTGATAGAGTGTTAGTAAATTGGAAATGGATGCAAATACACCAGAATGTCACCTTAAGAGCTTCTCCAGCTATTACCTCGGATCATTGCGCTTTAATTTTGGACACGCAGCGGAGTGTTCGGATAAAAAAGGAGTTCAGGTTTGAGGCCTACTGGGCAGAGCATAAAGAGTGCAGAGAGGTGATCAAAAGGAGCTGGCAACGGGAGGATGGAAATAGTAACTGTTGGAACCAATTCAAAATTAAGAGGAATAGATGCAAAAGGGAATTATTGGAATGGAGCAGTAGGAGTTTCAGAAGAGCAGATAAAGAAATAGAAAGGAAGAAATTAGAACTTCATCAAATTCAAGAGTCACATATGAATGAAGAGGAACAAAGAAGGGAAAGAGAATTGAAAAAGCAAATCTCAGAACTCTGGAAACAAGAAGAGAAATATTGGGGGCAAAGGTCAAGGCTGAAATGGTTAAAGTGGGGTGACAAAAATACAGCCTTCTTTCATGCGACTACAATTCAGAGAAGAATAAGAAATAGAATTGAAAAACTTAGAGATGAGACAGGGCAGTGGACGCAAGGGGAAGCAAATATTATGAGATTAGTTGAAAGACATTTCACCAAACTTTTCACATCTGAAGGAAATAGGAACCTAGAGGAATGTGTAACAGAAATTCCAAAAAGAGTCACGACAAAGATGAATGAGGAGTTAATGGCAATCATCACGGATGAGGAAATAAAGGAGGCAGTGTTTAGCATGGGAGGCTTAAAAGCACCAGGCCCAGATGGATTAAATGGAATGTTCTATCAACAACATTGGAAAATTTTGAGCAGAGAAGTGTGTGGGGTAGTCAAGCAAATTTTCAAAGAGGGCAGGTTACCGGAGGACATGGGAGAAACTACTGTTGTGTTGATACCGAAAATGAGACAACCAGAAAGCCTGAATCAACTCAGACCCATAAGCTGTTGCAACTTCGTGTATAAGATTGTGACAAGGATATTGGTGGGAAGATTAAGGAAAGTATTAGATGCTATTATCTCACCAGTTCAGAGTGCATTTGTAAAAGGAAGACTTATACAAGACAATATAGTGATTGTGCAAGAAGCTTttcataaattaaacaaaaaaggaAAGCATGAAAGCAATGAAGTAGCCATTAAATTGGATATGAACAAGGCATATGACAGGCTGGAATGGGATTTTCTACAAAGGGTAATGGAAGAGTTTGGTTTTAGCAAAGAGTGGATCACATTGACGATGAGCTGTGTGAAAAGTGCTACTTATAGATTCAAAATAAATGGCAAGCTATCAACCAACATCATTCCACAGAGAGGTCTTAGACAGGGAGATCCCTTATcaccctatttatttattttggctgCGGAGTATTTTACTATTCTCATGGAAAAAGCGAGGAAGGAAAATCTTATATCAGGAATTAAGCTTGCTCCAACAGCACCGGTCATTACTCATCTTTTATTTGCTGATGATTGTATTATCTTTGCAGGGGCACAAGAAGAGGATATTTATCAACTTATCCAGGTGATAAATAAGTACACAGAAGCATCAGGGCAAAGGATCAACATTGACAAATCTGGGCTGATTTTTGGAAGGCATGTATCAATACAAAGGAGGGTGTATATTGAAGAAATCACTGGAATGACAACATGGGAAGATCCAGGAAGATATCTAGGGCTACCAGCAAGATGGGGAAGATCCAAGAATAAGGCTTTGGAGTGGATTCAAGAGAAGATGCTGGATAAGAtgcaaggatggaaagaaagaTTATTAAATCAAGCCGGAAAGGAAGTGTTAATAAAAGCAGTAATACAGGCAATTCCTGTCTATGCCATGAATATCATAAAATTTCCCAAATCCTTTTGTAAGAGAATTGAAGCAGCTATAGCCAGATTCTGGTGGAAAAGCAATGGAAAGGAAAGAAGCATTCACTGGAAGAGTTGGGCAAAAATGACTAGGAGCAAAACAAAGGGAGGTTTGGGATTCAAGGATTTAGAATGCCAAAACATAGCACACCTGGCCAAACAAGCTTGGAGGTTGTTAAAAGAAGAGGATGCTATATGGGTTCAAACGCTAAAGGCTATTTATTACCCGAATTGTAGCCTATGGGAGGCGGATATGGGAAGGAACGCATCTTGGATATGGAAAAGCCTGCTCGAGGGAAGGGATTTTCTTAGAAGGAACGGAAGATGGAGTATAGGGAATGGAGCGGAGGTTGATGTTTGGCAAGACAATTGGGTAACAGGGCTAGGGAAGTTGGAAAGAAACGGAGATGGAGGAATTAGAAAAGTAAGTGAACTGATTAGAGAAGGGGAGGGTTGGGACAGGAAAAAAATTGAAGATATATTTCATGGAAGTATAGCTGAGCTAATAATCAAAACTCCAGTCAGCATGATCAATAAAAAGGATCATCTTATTTGGCAGCACAGACAGGATGGACAATACACAGTAAGAACCGGTTACCATGTCGCTAAGGAAGAGAAGGAGTCAAAGGAAGAGAGAAGAATATGCAAGGCTTCAACTAGTCAGGATTGGAAGGAGGTTTGGGAAGCTATATGGAGACTACCGATACCCCAAAAGGTTAGAATGTTTTTGTGGAAAGCAGCGAACAGAATTCTGCCAGTCAATGCGATTTTACATCAGCGGAGAATTATAAAGACGCCCACATGCAGCATATGCCAGAAAGAGGACGAAACAATCGAACATGCGTTATTATTGTGTCCGTGGACTAGAGCAGTATGGTTCGGATCAAGCATACAAGTTGTGCCTACAGCCTATAATGTAAGGAATTTTGGAGGGTGGATGATGGAGAAAATTACAAGAATAAAGACTGAAACAGGGAGTGAACAAGgaaaaattttatgcaaaattgGATATTTGTGTTGGTGCATTTGGAAAGCAAGAAACCAGCATATATTCCAGCAAACAGAAATCAATCCACAAAAAGTAATAATCCAATCAGATTACTTATCAGCAGAATTTTACAAGGCAACACAAGGATCTACTACAGCAATCATACCAGATATGGGCAGAGGCGGAGTGAGAAAAAGAATTACCTGGAGACCGCCGCCAAAGAATAGGCTGAAAGTGAACACAGACGCAGCTTTCCACAAGGATACGGGTCAGGCATCTCTAGCAGCGGTAGTTAGGGACTGGCAAGGAAAGGTCATCACTGGGACAACAGGAACATTCAAGACAATATCACCATTAACAGCGGAAGCTCAAGCATACAGAGAGGCACTCATTCTCATTAAGAATCTTCAAATACACAATTGCATAATTGAAACAGATAGCTTACCTCTTGTTCAAGCAATCAAGGCGAGAACGCCTATAGCGGAAGCAGATGCAGTCATGCGGGATATTTTCCAACTGCTGGACGAGGCTCCAGATGTGGGAGCTACCTGGACTCCAAGAGATGGCAACAAACTAGCTCACCAACTGGCAGCAATGACGGCGGGAAATTATCTTGCGAGACAGTGGGTAACGAACCCGCCTAATCAAGTAAGGAATATAATTAGATCAGAAGCAACTCTTGTATCATGTCAACATATACAAGAAACCCAGATTCTAGGAATTAAGACTCTAGCCAGCAACAATTCCATTTCAACCAACCTTCAAAATTTGCAATTAGAGGAGAAATTACCTGGTGGGGTGGAAATGGAAACCCGGGACAAGCAACCACTGAATAGCAAGGAGAAGCTTTGTCCTTCTGCAGTGAACCTGGCCACCATTGATAGCCGCAAAACAGACTCCGATAGGACACACAATGATCGAAGAGGAGGCGAAGTAGACCGAGCAGAATCACAGATGGTGGTTTGCCAGGAAGGGGGTCACGATGGTCAACCCATTGATGCACCACAGGCTCCACAACAACTCCACGGGAAAGCCATTGAGAGAGGAGTACTGCGCGGGTCTGCGAGtggaaggaggactccggaggcAGAGTTGAAGAAGTCATCCGAGGTAAGACAAATTACCGGCTTAAATCAACAGAAAACCCTCAGGATAAGGGACGCCATAGCCATTGGGGAGAGCAGGAGCTCGAATCAGGAACATGCACCAAGGTTAGAAGGAGCAGAATGCAGGGATGAAGTGTTTGTTGTGAAGGAGGGAGAAGACCAGGCGAAGAAATCATTAAAGCGAGTTCAGCTTTTGCCAGAAGAGTCCAACGAAGCCACCAAGACACCCAACGACGAACGGACACCCCGCCGGCTGACCAAGGAACAACAACAATGA